The following proteins are encoded in a genomic region of Silene latifolia isolate original U9 population unplaced genomic scaffold, ASM4854445v1 scaffold_79, whole genome shotgun sequence:
- the LOC141640375 gene encoding putative mitochondrial protein AtMg00310: MGRPKTMGGLGFRDFENFNLTLLGKQAWRLAVNSNCLWVRLIRAKYFLNGDFMAASMGNSPSYTWRGTLEARSTLERSLRRRIGDGLETKIWGHAWIPGTQTGRVISPCVAGREKMCVAELFRPNGGGWDRCA, from the coding sequence ATGGGAAGGCCGAAGACTATGGGTGGCTTGGGTTTCCGTGATTTCGAGAACTTTAATCTTACCCTCTTAGGCAAGCAGGCTTGGCGTCTTGCAGTTAATTCCAATTGCTTATGGGTCCGTCTTATCAGGGCTAAGTACTTTCTTAATGGAGACTTTATGGCTGCTTCGATGGGTAATTCCCCAAGCTATACTTGGCGGGGTACACTGGAGGCGAGGTCCACGCTTGAAAGGAGTTTGAGAAGGCGTATTGGTGATGGGTTAGAGACGAAAATATGGGGTCATGCTTGGATTCCGGGTACACAAACAGGAAGGGTTATCTCGCCATGTGTGGCGGGACGTGAGAAAATGTGTGTGGCGGAGTTATTTAGGCCAAATGGTGGCGGGTGGGATAGATGCGCCTGA